The Oryzias latipes chromosome 9, ASM223467v1 region gagatgactattgctATTgggatatatacatataaatgaactgaattgaaagtttaaaagatttaaaaagtacaGGTACaatatcaaatatttaaaaagaaggcAAATCTTATCcgaaatgacttaaaaaaatgtgaaaatatttatttaacataaattcaatgagatttttttttggggggggggggggtcatattaaatgaaatattggtttattttaaattgtcaatATTTTAATTAAGAATATTATACCACTcgttttttctttgtggtttaATCCGAATTagggtttttgtgttgtttttaatttagcttatttttttttaaagatttgtatTTTAATACAAATATCAAGAAATAATTCccatttttatgtttacttgCAGACCCAGTTCGCCTCAACATATCTGAGACAGTCCAATACTTTTTTGCCTTTACTTTACTTCAAACATTTATTCGGCATACcaaattaatttttgtttgcagttgctttttttttttttttttttttttttttttttgctgcaatggcTGTTCTCGGCCACCGTACTATATGATACATTTGACATATTTCGTTTTATTATTCAGCTGTACTGCCTAGCTAACTCGCTTCTAAAGTTTATCCAGGTGATAAACCTTTGGCTAAAACTTCAAACCACAGCTAAACTTAGCTAACATCAAAGTTAGCAATTAGCTAATTAGTTAATAAATCGCCCTGCTTCTGTCTTAAATGGATACATTCTAAAAActagctgaaaataaaaatcctaaGTGATCTGTATGCAgcaccaccttttttttttccaaacttacCATGTTTGTATCGTTCAGATGGAGCACGCAGAAGTGTTGAGGTCTACCGTCGACCCTCATTCAAACCCCGCCGCTTCATCATTCCTCCGCCCGGCAGGCCGCTCCTTTATCAGCCGCAGGTCCAAAGGGCGCCGGGCCTTCCAAGAAGCCTGGAGGACTTCGTGACCTCCTTCTTAAAACCTGTTTATACCTCCGTAGCGGTCAACGACGTTCTATGACCTCATTACCCTTTTTAATGGCACAGAAACCCACTGAACACACAGGTGATGAATGAAAACCCCCGTGATGAACGGGAACCTGCTCATTTAGCACTTTGTTTGTGTCATAGCGCTcactcaaaacaacaacaaaaaaggctcctgaaaatgttatgttgtttttcaaaattgaaAATTTGGTGGCCAGAAATGAAACTGGATTCAAAAACGGTTTaatacaaagactttttttattattaacaaaACTGATACAGCATTTGGATAACACTAGTAGCAGGTTGACTACAAAGCATCAAACGCTTTAGTGGCTCACACAAAGCTGTTAAATCTGCTGGTAGATGATCTGCTGCTTAAGAAGTTCCCATTTAAGTCAGCAACACCAAGAACTTAACAGGCAGGATAAACTTGCCtctgtgttttggttttaagGTGTCTGACCCTGTCTTCACCATGTCCATCGATTGTGAAAATGGGTCAAATAGATATACGTATGTATTAGGAATGGTTAACTTTTTATCTTCAACTCTCCATGGCATCTGAACATGAGTCACTGATTTTTGAGTGTTCCTTTGTCTTGGAATCTGCCCCAGGACCATCATCCAGCAGGGAAAGGTCAAGTTCAGGTAAGGGGACTCTCCAAAAGTGGAAGGAGTTGTATGTGCAGTCTTCACTCTGCGAGATGTCAACTGCCTGAAATTAAACAGAATAATCAAAGTAAGCATTGGCAAACGAATCCAATGATTTGCAACTTCAGAAAAACAATCAGTTTAAGGAAAATGACGGTGGGAGAAATGACTTGACAGTTTAGTGGGAAAACAAGCCAGATTTAATGTGCAAATAGCGACATCTAGCGGATGATTACGATCACTACACTGTAGTTTTCTTAGAAATGCAAAACAGGCTAATCATATCCCCATATGGTACGAAACTCTTAAATACTGcacgctgtaaaaaaaaaaaatcatactttatttttttcttgagaaATTGCTGCTTCCGACCGAACGAAATCCTTCCGAGATCGTTTCTTGTTTGTGAAAGCGAAGGAGCTGCGAAGATCCTGGAAACTTCCAGAGATCGGTTCCGTCAAAACATTCGCCACGTGCTTCCTCGGGTGGCCGACTGCAGTCCTAAGACAAAAGCCCGTGTCTTTTTCCTCTGGGGTCTCTTCATCGTCAAAGCAGTGCGGCCTCTTTCTGCAACGGTTTCCCAACAATGCTAGGAGGGATGGCACACCTCCGACTGAAGCCATGCTGTCCACCTGTATGTCAATACTGTGAAATAGAGGACGGTGTTTCTTAGGGGAGAGCTCGTGCAGCGTGCTCTCCGCGTTTCTCTTGGCCATCACAATCAGATTAAATAGAAGTTATTGAGCAATTGAAGCAGCCAGCTATACCAAAAAATGCGTCACTTTCCTGTGGTGGCTAATCTGGGTAAAACTAATAAACCGGTAGTGACGTCCACACCCACAAAATACAACCAATCAAATATGAGTTCTGCAATTTAAACCCCTCCCATAACATTTTCCCTTCCGGTTGCGGCACCATCCGTTTTATTTcggaattttttatttaaattgttccAGGCAAAGGTTTTAAGGAGCTAATGGAAAATTTTATCTTATTATCGAAATAAAAAGATATACTTTGCAACGTGGACACATTTCAACCATTTTACAGCATtattcaaaacattatttttattctttaggcTATTCTCAATGTTTCAATAAATAGGACACCCCCCTTCATTTAAATGATACCAAGATATTCTGTCAGTGAATGTCGAGAAACAGAAAATGGTTGACAAAACTAATTAACTCCTGaattacaaaaatacaaattttgtaaattaaggacacaaccaaataaaaaaataggcaaagacatttaatacatttcagTGTTGCGTGGTAGACTGACCATTTTCTGAGCACATATGGCACAGTTTTACAAAACCTCACGGTACTTTCAACATTTTAAGACATACTTTGGTGAGTGGACTGTTCGTCAAAATCGTTGCCCGTTGAAGAGAGAATACCTTACAGCCACAACCTTAAAGATCCATTTGACATAAAAAGTAAGCTGATCATTTTCTGcataaaaagttcattttgtcAACTTTACTTCATCATTAAAAATCAGGATCAAAGTTCAtcattttttctctcatgtCATGTAAATCTGTCTGCGTCTTCTTGCCGAGGTGACTTAGCAGCTGGTGGTAAGCTTTGCTGCTGATCGTCGCTTTGATTCTTGAAATGCATACCTGAGGGCTTTCGCGCGACAAAGAAGACACAGTCGTACACGTATCTGAGCATAGAACGGTCATTCTCTGTGTAAGTGGTCTGCATTGATTCCTTCTCCACCTGTGAGTGAAAAGGAGAGCCGGTGATTCTAAAATGACTggttatgtgaaaaaaaagaagaaatgtctACCAGTTGATATAAGAAATAGTTTACCTCGACTATAAATCCCAGCTTTACCATTGCTGCCCTAATGTCTTCATAGCAAAGTTCAATTGAGAGTTCATTGGCCATGTTCTCAAAGTGATACAGCAGGGGTCctataaagtaaaaatgcaatGAAAATTAAACAAGTGAAAGGTTATTCATTCTAAATAACTAAATTAAAGGGAATATTTTACTTCTAACCAGTTAAATAcacacttatatatatatatatatcttatacatatatataattttGTTCTAGCTAATTTACAGTTATgaaaacaggtttaaaaaaaacctacagtAAATATTTCAATGCAGCATTAAAAGTGAATAgaataacaataaaagaaaatactctTTTTAAACTCTCTTGCTTTACTAAACCCACACAGACATATGAGCATTAAGTGCCACAGCTCTCCAAAAAGATATTGTCGTCTGATTTGAGGTCCTGGTTAAAAAGTGGCAGAATTATATTAATTTGTCTAATTTGCGGCatctttattaatttaattttattacattcattttaattttatttattttaaaccaatAGTGCGTATAAATAAGTTGTACTTAAAATTAATCTAATTTGACATCTTTCTTTGCAAAAGCCATTTCTATATGAAACAAAGATATTcctagcaacaaaaaaagtcatttacaCTATAAACAAAGGaagattttatttgtacaaTACTACACGTGACCAGCAAatgatataaagaaaaatatctcAACTTTTTCACCAGATAATCCAAGACATTTTTTAGTAGGAACCACAAGTCACAATTTTCTATGCTCCAGAGATAAAAGTTGGTGACCACAAATGATAGAGCTTCCAGTTCCgaacacagaaataaataaaatagcccAATAGACCTAAAATTACCGGTAAGCAAGTTAGTTATATTTGACGTCTTGCTGATCGCCTTTGTTTTGCGGCTAAAACAATGAGGAAATTTGGTAATCACAGGCAGATACATCAcagttttctttgtctttttagaAACCACATCTTCCCTATTTGTGCTCTAAACACCATCAATGTGTCACAGACATTATTCAAGTGATTCCgcaattttttatatttttttagaagATCGTTCAATTTATGTTATTACATGCTTTATGTCTGCCGAGTTCATTATTCTGTATTAAGGGCCTGAAACTGTGACCGCTCCTTACCGCGCTCATTTACATTGTTCGTCACTATGTGACGTGTCAGACTGGGGTCTGCAACGGCAAACGTCGCGCGTTTCATCAAGTTTCCTCATTGTTTAGGGGGTGCTTTTGGGGACCTCATTTATCTTGTGCCTTTCACGAAGCTGTGAAATCGATCCAAAGTCATGGGAAAGCTGTCGTTGGCTCACAAACGTCCGCCAAGTCCACTGTACCTTATTCCGAATCGAAATCAAAGTATAAGCTATCCCAGTAGGCACCGCAACGCATATTTTAACACTGTAAATTTTGTAATGTGGAAACCAAGTTCTTCAATGGTGAAGTGAACATGTGCAGTGACGCCCTTTGCTGTACTTATTCAGTCCTCAaaattaaatcatcaaaatTTTAGGACTCACCTAAGTTGATCCAAGCTCCTCCAGGCTTAAGAATTTTCCAAATCTTTTCCAAATACTCCAAAACATTATGAGCTGTGTCAATAAAGAAGCAGGTTGCCACACAGTCCCAagactctgacaaaaaacaagTATTAAAAATACATCACAAATTGGTTTAGTGTTTAATTCAGCTAAAACAATCTAAACGTGTTTTTTGTGATAGTTTAAATTGAAGGAAATCGTACTTTTGATTGGATTTGTGTCCCCCATGCCTCTAAGCCTAAACATACCTGGTTCAGTATAAACCTCCACAAAGTCTCCTGCTACCATAGAGAAATCGGAATTATCTGGCAATCTCTGAGGATTCACATCAGGAAAGGTGATTGGTCGCACTTGGTCAGAGAGCTTCTTGTTGTTGCTAAACTGATGGATCCATGGGTATAAAGTCAAAGCATTTACCTTCTCACACCTGCAGAGTGAatgtaaaatgaattaaaatgtaaacCTAAGGAGAAAGTTACATTGCCAAATTACTAGAAGTATATTTAACGCAGGGATTTTAATGATGGCCacagacccaaaaaaaaaagagtgtgcTATAATTGatgacagttttaaaaaaagggttctGATCTTTGTTTGAGATTTACCTGTTCAGAACAAAATTGGATGAAAAAAGCATGAAGAAACTCCATTCGTTGCCTTGGCAAGTGTAACCCAGCTGAGCTATCTCCCATGCTAGACGACCAAGCCCAGCTCCAGGAACCAACACGCTCACCTTGGACACATCACTGACATGATAAAAATGTACATATCACATAGAAAATCCCTGAGTAAGcctacagaaaaacaacaagatgTCCTGAAACAACACTACAAGAATAAACAATGCATGCAGCCTATGAAGCAAGGATGACTCTTACTATTCATCACATGGAAAGAGTCTTTGGACCTCTTCAATGATGGGTCTGTAGCAGGAGTCCCTTTCAGCCTGGCCCACCTCACTCCAGTCCCTGACAAACTGCTTTATAGTCGACTTAAGTTTGTCCATGTCAAACGTAGAGGATGGACGCACTTTGCCAGGATCATCCTCCtaaagtaatttttaaaaaggcaaatcTACTGTAATATATTCGAGCCCatttaaaacacagtaaaaaaacgAGTATACCAAGAAGAATAAATTGAGTCTCTTACCCTTTCACTGTAATActctacattttcaaacatatgGAGGCTGTTCTGAATGATGGCCTGCAGGACCTTCTGGTTGTGTTCGGCACACTGGCTGATTCGGGCCAGGTTTGACAAAACACCTGGAACCAAAGACTGGTGGTGTGGCGAAAGACTCTTGAACTGACGCTCGGCGCGGACGATCTGCTCCTGAACGTGGGCCCTGCAGGAGCAAAAAGAAAGGTGCTCAGTGGATCTATGATACCGCCCATTACCTCcgtttagttttatttagttGGAAGGCAGAGTGAGAGGAAATGTGTAAGGAAGCttatctttctttaaaaaaaattcccccCTTTCTGATAAAGAATAAACCAACCCTGTTTACGGACGAACTGCAACTGCTGGTACTTAAAACCACATTGATTGATTCGTCTCTCAGACATGCTATAACCTGGCTAGCGCTGCCCTAAAACAGAGCTATTTACCTGTAAAATCGAAAAGCATCGATTATTCTCCAAAAGTGCTGCCTTTCCAGCCTAGCCTCCTCCTCCGGGCTGTATTTTAGTCgttcttttttgtaataaagtTCACTTTGAGCCTCATCTCTCTTTGTTTCGGCCATTACTGAAGGTACGTTTTTGCTGCCCAATCAAAAGCCAGATGTTTTCTTCTCGAGGCTTTGCTCTCCTTTTCGGCAGATCAGACTTGGGAATTTATCACACTGCCATCTAGCGGAAGAAATTGTTAGGGACTTTAGAAGCGGTAAATGAGTCATTCCCCGAAAATGGGACAATTTGTGTCCCTCTCTTACTTCAAGCTGTATTTAATGTAATTGGTCATCAAGCTGTATATTCAAACAGCTTAATAAATACAATGAAATGCGAATTTTAAtacttcttaaaaaataattaatttatgtgttttaattaaaaatatttgttttccaaCTTACACCATTAATTTTGTCATGTCTCTCATGACCTGAATGAAAGTCGCAAATACCAAccaattttaatgtaaaaaagtcaATAATTTTTACATGaatctaaagtttttttgttacttttttgatagcAATGATTCttatgttttaatattaatattaagttGTTGTTTAAAGTAGTTTTAGTTTTGTCCCTGAGTAACGCCTCAACCCCGTAACACACAACGATTCCACcccttttataaaaaaaaattttttgatcCATGATTCCATATACACCAGGAAGTGACAGCAGTGGAGTCTTTTGGACCCTGGAGCCCCAGAGGAAGCAGGGAAGTTCCTTTATTCCAACATAAAGATATGAAACTGTAATTTAGAAACTAGACATAAGGAAAAattataaaatcaaaataatgcCTCAGATGGGTAATGTTattttgtgaaagttaaaacatTCCCAATAActtaaaacataataaaaaaggaaacgttTTGGTAAAAAATCACCAATTTCTTATGTCCAAATGGGCACATTTCCATGGAATGACCCAAATAATCCagtaaaatgacaacaaaataaaatttgatgAAAAATATACAAGCAACTCTGTTGTAATCTTAAAACAGGCGTATTGGCATAATAAAAACATGTCCAATTCAGAAGTTTGTGCAACAAGAGGACCCCAAGTCAAGTCTTGAGGGCATCTTAAATATTTGGCCAGAAGCAAAGTAATACGTTTTTTGTTACAcagcatacatttttaaatgattaataTACAGTTGCATACACTTGTTGATAGAgtagaaacccccccccccccacccccccacacactcactcactcacacaccatCTCAATAAGCGGAACTACTTAAAACGGCTTTTGCACTGCTAGAAATAAAGACTTCAATCCCTATACAAATTAACTTATTTCcagcaaagaaagtttttgtttacatgtaaatgctaaattaaggtcATTTTGGAACCGAAAAgatttgatgcatatttggATTTTAATAGATGTCAAGGGGTTAACAGAAAATAATCTGTCACTTTATTTATAGAACACCAACATTCTGTAAAATACAAGGTgcttgacaaaaaaatgtgtataaacACAGGTTAACATGAAAAGTAATGAGACAAAAGAttaaaagcaacaataaaaGATTAACAAAAAATGGAAGGAAACACTGGATAATACTTTGAGGAAGCACTGTCTAGATTAAAAGATACAAAGGGTAAAAATATAATAGTAAACCATAAAAGCCATACAATatttaaaagccaaaaaaataaaaacagttgagTTAATAAATTCTAAAtcttaaatttacatttaaaaatctcCACAGATGCAGCAACTGTCGGATCCTCGGTCCGTTTTTCCATGGTGCTGAAAAGAGGCCTCGCTGAGTCCTGGTTCTGAAAGCGTGTATAGATAGCACGAACTGAGGATCTAAGCACTCTGGAGAGTTTGTAAGGACTGAGGAGATATGTTAAACATCTTGATCCATTAAGACGTTTAAAAACTAggagaatcttaaaatcaatcctgaagctgaCTGACAGCAAGTGCAAAGACTTTAAGACAGGAGTGATGTGGGCTCTTCTAAAATGTGCAGTTGAATACTGAGACTGCTTTAGAAAATATACCAAGGATTTGCAAACACCAAGATTTGCCAAGTTACttaaattcaaataatttttaagttcgtGTGGATTCTTTTGTCAACTTCTGATCAAAGCTTGTcgttgagttattaaaaaaattacctgCCATCCATTCAAGGGGTTTATGAGGAGGAGTCTGTCACAGAGCTGCACACCATCGGCACAGTTGTGGAAGTCTGTTTTGTCCTCTAATGATATAGTGGCAGCATACACAAGTTGAGTGGAACCAAAAACGGATCCCTGAGGTATACCACAAGTCAGTAAATGGGTTATGGATTTGGATGCATTAAAGTTATAGTATCGGATATGATGTAAATCAGCATTGAGAGAATTTGGTAGTTCACTGTGTCAAAGGCTGTGAGGTTAAGTGAAGCTTGACCAAAGCTTTTCCCTTTCTGCATTTAACCCATGGTCATGGAAAACCCTGATGAACCGAAATCTAATGAAGCCACAATATAGTCATTTCAGGAATTATGTACGACAAGTAATAAGAAGCTAGTATAAAACTTTTAGTCAAATGAGAACACAGAGTTTTTCAATGTACTTTATTGGTGCAGTAGCTGTGCTGTAACCAAATTCCTTTCTGCCATTAAAGGTTTGGGTTGATAATTTTGCccatgaaaagcattttttctccTTGGTTGTCAATAATTAGAACCATAAATGGGCGGTTGAATTTTATAACAGGGATGAACTGGAAGGAGAGCGGTATAAAACCAATTCCTGTAGCACCTGCTGCAGTGGCTCCCGTCTCATCAACATCCAGAGAAGCCTGGTGCACAACCTGAGACAAGGCAAACAGGTGTTGAGGGTAAAGTGGAAAGATGTCCATTATTGTTGAAGTATGATTGACCTTCTCTTTACCTCTGAAACTTTTAGCCGTGCATCTTCAGCAATACCACTCAGATTAGCACCATTACCGAAAACATCTGTGACTCCCATTTCAGCCAAGACGTCATTCAGCTTGTAAGAAGTCTTGATGGAGAACTTTGGAACGTACACGTCATATTTCCTGAAACAAACCCTTTTAAGCAAAGATCTGAAAACAAATGCCCAAAAGTTAATCTGACAAACCTTGACTTTTTCCACTTCAGCCATTTTGCAACATGTGCTGGACTTATTGCTTGTTCCAAAGTTGCCATATCTCCAGGCAACAAAAGCAGCATGGAGCAGGAGCTGTTGAATGGGAGTTGGAGGACTGTTGTGTTGATTGCTTGGTCATAGTAAACGTCAAAATATTCTTCCACATTCATCATCTGAACAGGAACCTGGAAGCCAAttttataatataaatataGAAAGTACACAGGTgtccatgaaaacaaaaaaaaaaatctgaagatCAATTAGGTTGTTTCATTTCaaacctgtttgttttcttctacaTTGAACATGTCCTCCTTTGTCAACAGAGGGTCAAATGGTGTTTCCCACTTTCCTGTTCAAAAGGgagaagaaaattaaaagtttaaccAAATCTGGAATTTTAGCCAAGGCTCAATAGCAGCTCAATAGCAGGGCTATCATCTGAAGACATTAAGAAGAAAAACTGAACCAACCACATCAACTAATGTGACCTCTGTACCTTTATAGTAGATGAAGCTGATCAGATACATGACTGTGCTTGGATCCAAGTCACCCACCAGCTTGTCGATCTTTCCCTTGGTCTTATCAGCCACAAACTTATTGATGGTATTTGCACTGTCTGTAGTGTTGCTGAAGTCAACATTGAAGCCCTCTGCAGAATACGACTGCTTCAGGACATCTAGAAACTCTGGCTTGGGCTTAAAGTTGTCGTCTACAAACACGGCGGTGCCTTCGCTGACCTCCTCGTCAGAGGGCTCTTTCGTGAGGAGTCTACGGAAGGCCTGGTCTACTTCTGCTTGAGTCAGCTGGGAGCTGTTGAAACCAAGAGTGCTGAAAAGCTGGCGGTGGGTCTCCCCCCGTGCACCCACAGCCAAGGCAGCCAAAGCCAGAGAGACACTAGATGGGGAGTAGAAGATGTTTTTGCCTTGGGAGTCAGTGAGGGCTGCTAGATTCCGGTACAAGCTGAATGCAAAGTCTTGGTTTGCTGAAGTCACAAGAGACACACTGTCATCGTTGCTGCTGTCCACATTGGTGTCCTGGACATGTTCAGTACCCTGTTGGCCTTTCCCCACACAGACCACTGCTGACAACATCCAGAGAATCACAGCTGCATGCGCCATCCTGGAATAAAACAAAGGTTCAAAAGTACAAGGTTTGTTACACAATGTTTACTTAGCATGTTTTAGAGGTTTTTCTTAAGATTTTGAATGTGGTTTTACTTAAgaccatgaaaaacacaaaacctaaGAGAACCTACACCAAAACTGattctgcttttcaaaatatgCTGTTTTGTAAAGGTTACGTCATGcagaaatttaattaaaaagtgaCAGTTTCAGTTACAtgctttaagttttatttttttacaactggtccattttttttacaataattttaaattaattgttaaaatgaatttttgaacATTGATAGCAATTAAATATTCCTGTTGAAACAATTGAGTGCTGACATTAACCTTTTGTCATGGCAACATTTACATGATTGTAATCCTGTGATAGAGGCAAGATTAGACAGtttattaaaagataaaaaattgtCCACTTTACTTAAAAGAATGCATGCTTCCCCCCCacaaaacaaattaagaaatacATTCTAAAAGGAAAATAGTTACACTGCATCATGAATGAAAGCTAAACACTTGCCTTTCCTCTGGTTGGAGCTTGCAGTGTTTTGAGTCCACCACAGGCAAAGACAGGCTgaatagaccaaaaaaaaaaaaaaaaactaccaaaaaaaaaaaaaaactgcatttgacGCTGAAGAGCT contains the following coding sequences:
- the LOC101156019 gene encoding uncharacterized protein LOC101156019, with protein sequence MAKRNAESTLHELSPKKHRPLFHSIDIQVDSMASVGGVPSLLALLGNRCRKRPHCFDDEETPEEKDTGFCLRTAVGHPRKHVANVLTEPISGSFQDLRSSFAFTNKKRSRKDFVRSEAAISQEKNKAVDISQSEDCTYNSFHFWRVPLPELDLSLLDDGPGADSKTKEHSKISDSCSDAMES
- the carnmt1 gene encoding carnosine N-methyltransferase, with amino-acid sequence MAETKRDEAQSELYYKKERLKYSPEEEARLERQHFWRIIDAFRFYRAHVQEQIVRAERQFKSLSPHHQSLVPGVLSNLARISQCAEHNQKVLQAIIQNSLHMFENVEYYSEREDDPGKVRPSSTFDMDKLKSTIKQFVRDWSEVGQAERDSCYRPIIEEVQRLFPCDEYDVSKVSVLVPGAGLGRLAWEIAQLGYTCQGNEWSFFMLFSSNFVLNRCEKVNALTLYPWIHQFSNNKKLSDQVRPITFPDVNPQRLPDNSDFSMVAGDFVEVYTEPESWDCVATCFFIDTAHNVLEYLEKIWKILKPGGAWINLGPLLYHFENMANELSIELCYEDIRAAMVKLGFIVEVEKESMQTTYTENDRSMLRYVYDCVFFVARKPSGMHFKNQSDDQQQSLPPAAKSPRQEDADRFT
- the LOC101156256 gene encoding serine protease inhibitor A3N; translation: MAHAAVILWMLSAVVCVGKGQQGTEHVQDTNVDSSNDDSVSLVTSANQDFAFSLYRNLAALTDSQGKNIFYSPSSVSLALAALAVGARGETHRQLFSTLGFNSSQLTQAEVDQAFRRLLTKEPSDEEVSEGTAVFVDDNFKPKPEFLDVLKQSYSAEGFNVDFSNTTDSANTINKFVADKTKGKIDKLVGDLDPSTVMYLISFIYYKGKWETPFDPLLTKEDMFNVEENKQVPVQMMNVEEYFDVYYDQAINTTVLQLPFNSSCSMLLLLPGDMATLEQAISPAHVAKWLKWKKSRKYDVYVPKFSIKTSYKLNDVLAEMGVTDVFGNGANLSGIAEDARLKVSEVVHQASLDVDETGATAAGATGIGFIPLSFQFIPVIKFNRPFMVLIIDNQGEKMLFMGKIINPNL